A region from the Actinomycetes bacterium genome encodes:
- the efp gene encoding elongation factor P, with amino-acid sequence MATTNDLKNGLVLNLDGQLWSVVEFQHVKPGKGGAFVRTKLKNVLSGKVVDKTFNAGTKVETATVDKRDMQYLYKEGSDFVFMDTQSYDQIHVTADTVGEGAKFMLENQDTVVAIHEGTPLYVELPASVELAISYTEPGMQGDRSTGGTKPATLETGAEIAVPLFIVTGERVKVDTRDGSYLGRVTGS; translated from the coding sequence CCTCGTGCTCAACCTCGACGGCCAGCTGTGGTCGGTGGTGGAGTTCCAGCACGTCAAGCCCGGCAAGGGCGGGGCCTTCGTTCGTACGAAGCTCAAGAACGTGCTCTCGGGCAAGGTCGTCGACAAGACCTTCAACGCCGGCACCAAGGTCGAGACGGCGACCGTGGACAAGCGCGACATGCAGTACCTCTACAAGGAGGGGTCGGACTTCGTATTCATGGACACCCAGTCCTACGACCAGATCCACGTGACGGCCGACACGGTGGGCGAGGGCGCGAAGTTCATGCTCGAGAACCAGGACACCGTCGTCGCGATCCACGAGGGCACCCCGCTCTACGTCGAGCTGCCGGCCTCGGTGGAGCTGGCGATCTCCTACACCGAGCCCGGCATGCAGGGCGACCGGTCCACCGGCGGCACCAAGCCGGCGACGCTGGAGACCGGCGCCGAGATCGCGGTGCCGCTGTTCATCGTGACCGGCGAAAGAGTCAAGGTGGACACCCGCGACGGGTCCTACCTCGGGCGCGTGACGGGCTCCTGA